TACTATGTTCGATGCAACTGGTGTTAGACGGCAGGCTGGGGAACAAGCAATAGTGCTGAATCAGCTGGTGGATGATTTCAATAAATTTGTAGATGATGCTAAGGGCTGGCAGCAAAAGCCTGAACAGCAAAAGAGAAAGCAGTTGAAAGAGCTCCTCGGACATAAGCCGATTGAGGTTTTCTTTGGAGGACTTACCGGGATAGCTTTAACACTCATTCTCGATTTAATTTTTCACTAAAAAAAGTTCCACGGAGAAATCTCCTGTGGAACTTTTTTTTATTTGCTTTCTGCACTTGTGTATTGCTGGCGGAAAACCTGCATAGATTTCGCTTCATTAAACGCTGTTAATGTTTTCTCTGTCAGTTTCCCTTTGCCCATTTCCACTATGTATACGTCTACTGTTTTCTTGCCCCATTGGCTATATACGTCGTCTACTGTTTCATAGTATAAATCAAGCTTATTCCCTTTGATGGCAGAGCCAGTGTCTGCAACAACTCCAAATCCATAGCCTGGGATAAATAGCACGGTCCCGATTGGGAATACACTTATATCTGCAGCAATCGTGCTGTATAAATCACGCTTCACCTTTACACCAGAATAGGTGATGCCAAATGACGGATGACTAGGGTTTTTTCCTGTTGATTCAAAGCCAGCCGTATAACCAGTAGCCACAACTTGTTTCTTTGGATATTGGGACCAATCTCTTTCTTCAAGCAAAGGCGGATTGCCTGTTACCTCTGTACTAGAAGATATTTGTGTGCTTGCTGCAAAAGCTTCCTTCAAATTCTTAATTCCAAATCCAATCTTTTTAAATGTATGATCTAAATAAGAATCATCCTCTGTTTCATTACTGTCTGAAAGATGGAATGAGCTCGCTTGTACTCCTGAAATGGATTGAAATGTTGTTAGTAGTGCTGCAATGAAAAGTAAGGTCATTCCGACCCTTCTAAAAATTTTTTTACTTGTCATATTTTTCAACTCCTCCAAAACTATTCATTTCCCAAAATGGAAACAATTATTCACAAATAGTTTAAAAGAGAAGCCATTTACCTAGTAAATTAACAAAAATTGCTATAAAATCCCGGTTTTTCACTAGTATAATTTGGTTAACAGCCGCCTATTTATCTTTTTCTGCACTCTTTTTTAGGTATTTTACATATTTTAAGAGGAGATTTAAAAGAGAAAAAAACTGCCTCTTCCATTCGGAAAAGGCAGTTTTTGTTTAGCACTCTTCAGGCGTACCTGCGTTAACTGCTGTGCGGAAAGAGGAACCGCATCCGCAAGATGCGATGGCGTTCGGGTTGTCGATTGTGAAACCGCCGCCCATTAAAGATTGTTTATAATCAATTTTTGTGCCTTTTAAGATGGCTGTGTCATTCTTATCAACAAGCACTTGAATACCGTGCTGCTCTGTTACATAATCATTTTCTTCTTTTTCAGGTGCAAAGCCCATCCCGTAAGAAAGTCCGCTGCAGCCTCCTCCTCTGATTGCAACCCTAAGATAAGAGCCTTCCTCTTCGTTGTCTTTCATCATTTCTTTA
This DNA window, taken from Niallia sp. Man26, encodes the following:
- a CDS encoding 3D domain-containing protein, with protein sequence MTSKKIFRRVGMTLLFIAALLTTFQSISGVQASSFHLSDSNETEDDSYLDHTFKKIGFGIKNLKEAFAASTQISSSTEVTGNPPLLEERDWSQYPKKQVVATGYTAGFESTGKNPSHPSFGITYSGVKVKRDLYSTIAADISVFPIGTVLFIPGYGFGVVADTGSAIKGNKLDLYYETVDDVYSQWGKKTVDVYIVEMGKGKLTEKTLTAFNEAKSMQVFRQQYTSAESK
- a CDS encoding divergent PAP2 family protein is translated as MDLLINFPFLASLAAIFFAQFVKVPITFFVTKKIDWSLLTSTGGMPSSHSAAVTALSTGVALETGADSPIFAVSAIFAIITMFDATGVRRQAGEQAIVLNQLVDDFNKFVDDAKGWQQKPEQQKRKQLKELLGHKPIEVFFGGLTGIALTLILDLIFH
- a CDS encoding iron-sulfur cluster assembly accessory protein, whose product is MTEEVLHITDAAALQIKEMMKDNEEEGSYLRVAIRGGGCSGLSYGMGFAPEKEENDYVTEQHGIQVLVDKNDTAILKGTKIDYKQSLMGGGFTIDNPNAIASCGCGSSFRTAVNAGTPEEC